One segment of Ipomoea triloba cultivar NCNSP0323 chromosome 12, ASM357664v1 DNA contains the following:
- the LOC115999839 gene encoding PH, RCC1 and FYVE domains-containing protein 1-like isoform X1: protein MGEQLLAPGASDRAVEQAIVALKKGAHLLKYSRMGKPKFCPFRLSQDEKFLIWYSGEKEKHLRLSSVTNIIHGQQTKQLQPERESQCISLVYANGEQYFDLICKDKMQAESWFLGLRAVISRSRQNRLLGTGKHRRGAQSCINSPASYIRRRQILGLPEEMARSNQVRSLARSPDQSFSGRGYSDGLSCSSDSIFSKISVSDMQSAPDGINPSSPYSEADDINQRAADFFQDEIQSDILAVYAASVNEPAQTGHVLRDVYVWGEGIGGFLGGGGEKLDSSLPKVLDSTVMLDVQTLSLGRNHASLVTKQGEVFCWGEGKKGRLGHKVDMDVSHPKLVETLSGVSVKSVACGEYQTYAVTPSGELYTWGDSSFSEDWKRRSHWLPQRVSGSLDGVPVSSVACGEWHTAIISTSGELFTYGEGNFGALGHGNTKSLPHPKHVESLKDLWVKSVACGPWHTAAIVDIMVDRYKLNNPGGKLFTWGDGDKGKLGHSDQDKKLLPTCVTKLVGQDFIQVSCGRTLTVGLSIIGKVYTMGSAVYGQLGNPQAEDKPITVVQGKLKDEFAREICAGSYHVAVLTTNGNVYTWGRGANGQLGLGDTKDRNSPTLVDGLRDRQVEHITCGPSSTAAICLHKSVSSTDQASCRGCSMAFGITRKKHNCYNCGLLFCRICCSKKSPNASLAPNKNKPFRVCDTCFSQLQRTTAQVGRPPELETCTPRPFFITTKALVEKEEREQAQSTTARVTSRRKCSNMSDFSYDGKTLNNQVEIKQCLDLTSSVDSLPRWGQVPCPESFKRHLREHTEFQTSSARDQFTSISPVRLLQYPKEPKVIPCSASVQQDFSESDKLLLEEVQKLRAQVEGLKKLCHSRKEKIQERKQKIKEIWSLAIEQEANCEAAKEDIRVLTSRLQAMSEDVSAGTGTKDQSSESSPQITSPYTGNTDMNPEQSNLLLATCTPIEVLQPEERKTDSLCSSPIVFSSTSRFLRKKDSHGQSRSAEESCPVEGDSGQAGSVASGLEWVEQFQPGVYITLKTLPGGRKNLKRVRFSRKRFTEKEAEKWWSENQMFVCQRYNIDINSDIS, encoded by the exons ATGGGTGAACAGCTCTTGGCTCCTGGAGCTTCTGACAGGGCAGTTGAACAG GCAATTGTTGCATTAAAAAAGGGTGCTCATCTTTTGAAGTATAGCAGGATGGGGAAGCCCAAGTTCTGTCCTTTCAGGTTATCCCAG GATGAGAAATTTTTGATTTGGTACTCAGGTGAAAAGGAAAAACATCTGAGGTTGAGTTCTGTCACCAATATAATTCATGGCCAACAAACT AAACAACTTCAGCCTGAAAGAGAAAGTCAGTGCATTTCACTGGTCTACGCGAATGGCGAGCAATACTTTGATCTG ATATGCAAGGACAAAATGCAGGCCGAGTCTTGGTTTCTAGGCTTGAGAGCTGTAATATCGAGGAGTCGCCAGAATAGGTTGTTGGGCACTGGGAAACACCGAAGAGGAGCTCAAAGTTGCATTAATAGTCCGGCTAGCTATATACGGAGGAGACAGATTCTAGGCCTTCCTGAGGAGATGGCCAGATCAAATCAG GTTCGCAGCTTAGCGAGAAGTCCTGATCAGTCATTTTCAGGGAGGGGCTATTCTGATGGCTTGTCTTGTTCTTCTGACAGCATCTTTTCGAAAATAAGTGTATCAGATATGCAAAGTGCCCCGGATGGGATAAACCCAAGTTCTCCATATTCTGAAGCGGATGATATAAACCAGAGAGCAGCAGATTTTTTTCAGGACGAAATCCAGTCTGATATACTTGCTGTGTATGCAGCATCTGTTAATGAGCCCGCGCAAACAGGACATGTCCTGAGAGATGTTTATGTTTGGGGAGAAGGAATAGGAGGGTTCTTGGGGGGAGGGGGAGAAAAGCTAGATTCCTCGTTACCCAAAGTCCTCGACTCAACTGTCATGCTCGATGTCCAAACGTTATCCCTTGGTAGGAACCACGCCTCGTTAGTCACCAAACAGGGCGAGGTGTTTTGCTGGGGTGAAGGGAAGAAAGGAAGGCTCGGGCATAAAGTTGACATGGATGTCTCCCACCCGAAACTCGTGGAGACCCTTAGTGGGGTTAGCGTGAAGTCTGTCGCTTGTGGTGAATACCAAACGTACGCTGTGACACCTTCTGGCGAGCTCTACACTTGGGGTGACAGTTCTTTCAGTGAAGACTGGAAGAGAAGAAGCCATTGGCTGCCACAGAGAGTGTCTGGTTCATTAGATGGTGTGCCCGTTTCATCTGTTGCCTGTGGGGAATGGCACACAGCAATCATCTCGACATCCGGGGAACTATTTACCTATGGCGAAGGAAATTTTGGCGCCCTCGGTCATGGCAACACCAAAAGCCTTCCTCACCCTAAACACGTCGAATCTCTTAAGGACTTATGGGTGAAGTCTGTCGCCTGTGGACCGTGGCATACTGCTGCAATTGTTGATATCATGGTGGATCGTTATAAACTCAACAATCCCGGTGGGAAGTTGTTTACCTGGGGAGATGGTGATAAAGGTAAACTAGGCCATTCTGATCAAGACAAGAAGCTTTTACCCACATGTGTCACAAAACTAGTGGGGCAAGATTTCATTCAAGTGTCCTGTGGGAGAACTCTAACTGTAGGGCTATCTATCATTGGAAAAGTTTATACAATGGGAAGTGCAGTGTATGGGCAACTAGGTAACCCACAAGCCGAGGATAAACCAATAACCGTAGTGCAAGGGAAACTTAAAGACGAGTTTGCTAGAGAGATCTGTGCAGGATCTTACCATGTTGCTGTCCTGACAACAAATGGAAATGTTTACACATGGGGAAGAGGGGCAAATGGACAGTTAGGGTTAGGTGACACGAAAGATCGAAATTCTCCAACCTTAGTCGATGGTCTACGAGACAGACAGGTTGAGCATATCACGTGTGGGCCGAGTTCTACAGCAGCAATTTGTCTGCACAAGTCTGTATCTAGTACTGATCAAGCTTCTTGCAGAGGATGCAGTATGGCTTTCGGGATTACGAGGAAGAAGCATAACTGTTATAACTGTGGTCTCTTGTTCTGTCGAATCTGTTGCAGCAAAAAAAGCCCGAATGCATCTCTTGCGCCCAATAAAAACAAACCTTTTCGAGTGTGTGATACCTGTTTCAGCCAGCTTCAGAGGACAACAGCTCAGGTAGGCAGACCGCCCGAGCTTGAAACGTGTACCCCACGGCCATTTTTCATCACGACAAAGGCTCTGGTGGAGAAGGAAGAACGGGAACAAGCACAGTCCACGACAGCTCGAGTGACATCCAGAAGAAAATGTTCTAACATGAGTGATTTCTCCTATGATGGGAAGACCTTGAACAACCAAGTGGAAATAAAACAGTGCTTAGATCTGACCTCTTCTGTGGACAGTTTGCCAAGATGGGGGCAGGTTCCTTGTCCCGAAAGTTTTAAGAGACATTTAAGAGAACACACCGAATTTCAGACTTCCTCAGCGAGGGACCAATTCACTTCCATTTCCCCGGTTCGTTTGTTGCAGTACCCGAAGGAACCAAAAGTTATTCCATGCTCTGCTTCAGTGCAGCAAGACTTCTCAGAATCAGATAAGTTGCTTCTCGAAGAGGTTCAGAAGCTAAGAGCTCAG GTTGAGGGCCTTAAGAAGCTATGCCAttcaagaaaagagaaaattcaagAACGTAAACAGAAAATCAAGGAGATTTGGTCGCTAGCAATAGAGCAAGAAGCCAACTGTGAAGCAGCAAAGGAAGATATAAGAGTTTTGACATCAAGG CTTCAAGCTATGTCGGAAGATGTTTCTGCTGGGACAGGAACTAAAGATCAATCTAGTGAAAGTTCGCCTCAGATTACTTCTCCATATACAGGAAACACAGATATGAATCCCGAGCAATCAAATCTTCTTCTTGCTACTTGCACGCCTATAGAAGTTTTGCAACCAGAAGAACGGAAAACTGACAGTCTGTGTAGTTCTCCCATTGTATTCTCCAGTACTTCAAGATTCTTGCGTAAAAAGGACAGCCATGGCCAGTCGCGATCAGCAGAGGAATCATGCCCGGTGGAAGGAGACTCGGGACAAGCAGGATCGGTTGCTTCAGGGCTTGAATGGGTGGAACAGTTTCAACCTGGTGTCTACATTACACTCAAAACTTTGCCTGGTGGGCGAAAGAATCTCAAGCGAGTTCGTTTCAG
- the LOC115999839 gene encoding PH, RCC1 and FYVE domains-containing protein 1-like isoform X2 produces MQAESWFLGLRAVISRSRQNRLLGTGKHRRGAQSCINSPASYIRRRQILGLPEEMARSNQVRSLARSPDQSFSGRGYSDGLSCSSDSIFSKISVSDMQSAPDGINPSSPYSEADDINQRAADFFQDEIQSDILAVYAASVNEPAQTGHVLRDVYVWGEGIGGFLGGGGEKLDSSLPKVLDSTVMLDVQTLSLGRNHASLVTKQGEVFCWGEGKKGRLGHKVDMDVSHPKLVETLSGVSVKSVACGEYQTYAVTPSGELYTWGDSSFSEDWKRRSHWLPQRVSGSLDGVPVSSVACGEWHTAIISTSGELFTYGEGNFGALGHGNTKSLPHPKHVESLKDLWVKSVACGPWHTAAIVDIMVDRYKLNNPGGKLFTWGDGDKGKLGHSDQDKKLLPTCVTKLVGQDFIQVSCGRTLTVGLSIIGKVYTMGSAVYGQLGNPQAEDKPITVVQGKLKDEFAREICAGSYHVAVLTTNGNVYTWGRGANGQLGLGDTKDRNSPTLVDGLRDRQVEHITCGPSSTAAICLHKSVSSTDQASCRGCSMAFGITRKKHNCYNCGLLFCRICCSKKSPNASLAPNKNKPFRVCDTCFSQLQRTTAQVGRPPELETCTPRPFFITTKALVEKEEREQAQSTTARVTSRRKCSNMSDFSYDGKTLNNQVEIKQCLDLTSSVDSLPRWGQVPCPESFKRHLREHTEFQTSSARDQFTSISPVRLLQYPKEPKVIPCSASVQQDFSESDKLLLEEVQKLRAQVEGLKKLCHSRKEKIQERKQKIKEIWSLAIEQEANCEAAKEDIRVLTSRLQAMSEDVSAGTGTKDQSSESSPQITSPYTGNTDMNPEQSNLLLATCTPIEVLQPEERKTDSLCSSPIVFSSTSRFLRKKDSHGQSRSAEESCPVEGDSGQAGSVASGLEWVEQFQPGVYITLKTLPGGRKNLKRVRFSRKRFTEKEAEKWWSENQMFVCQRYNIDINSDIS; encoded by the exons ATGCAGGCCGAGTCTTGGTTTCTAGGCTTGAGAGCTGTAATATCGAGGAGTCGCCAGAATAGGTTGTTGGGCACTGGGAAACACCGAAGAGGAGCTCAAAGTTGCATTAATAGTCCGGCTAGCTATATACGGAGGAGACAGATTCTAGGCCTTCCTGAGGAGATGGCCAGATCAAATCAG GTTCGCAGCTTAGCGAGAAGTCCTGATCAGTCATTTTCAGGGAGGGGCTATTCTGATGGCTTGTCTTGTTCTTCTGACAGCATCTTTTCGAAAATAAGTGTATCAGATATGCAAAGTGCCCCGGATGGGATAAACCCAAGTTCTCCATATTCTGAAGCGGATGATATAAACCAGAGAGCAGCAGATTTTTTTCAGGACGAAATCCAGTCTGATATACTTGCTGTGTATGCAGCATCTGTTAATGAGCCCGCGCAAACAGGACATGTCCTGAGAGATGTTTATGTTTGGGGAGAAGGAATAGGAGGGTTCTTGGGGGGAGGGGGAGAAAAGCTAGATTCCTCGTTACCCAAAGTCCTCGACTCAACTGTCATGCTCGATGTCCAAACGTTATCCCTTGGTAGGAACCACGCCTCGTTAGTCACCAAACAGGGCGAGGTGTTTTGCTGGGGTGAAGGGAAGAAAGGAAGGCTCGGGCATAAAGTTGACATGGATGTCTCCCACCCGAAACTCGTGGAGACCCTTAGTGGGGTTAGCGTGAAGTCTGTCGCTTGTGGTGAATACCAAACGTACGCTGTGACACCTTCTGGCGAGCTCTACACTTGGGGTGACAGTTCTTTCAGTGAAGACTGGAAGAGAAGAAGCCATTGGCTGCCACAGAGAGTGTCTGGTTCATTAGATGGTGTGCCCGTTTCATCTGTTGCCTGTGGGGAATGGCACACAGCAATCATCTCGACATCCGGGGAACTATTTACCTATGGCGAAGGAAATTTTGGCGCCCTCGGTCATGGCAACACCAAAAGCCTTCCTCACCCTAAACACGTCGAATCTCTTAAGGACTTATGGGTGAAGTCTGTCGCCTGTGGACCGTGGCATACTGCTGCAATTGTTGATATCATGGTGGATCGTTATAAACTCAACAATCCCGGTGGGAAGTTGTTTACCTGGGGAGATGGTGATAAAGGTAAACTAGGCCATTCTGATCAAGACAAGAAGCTTTTACCCACATGTGTCACAAAACTAGTGGGGCAAGATTTCATTCAAGTGTCCTGTGGGAGAACTCTAACTGTAGGGCTATCTATCATTGGAAAAGTTTATACAATGGGAAGTGCAGTGTATGGGCAACTAGGTAACCCACAAGCCGAGGATAAACCAATAACCGTAGTGCAAGGGAAACTTAAAGACGAGTTTGCTAGAGAGATCTGTGCAGGATCTTACCATGTTGCTGTCCTGACAACAAATGGAAATGTTTACACATGGGGAAGAGGGGCAAATGGACAGTTAGGGTTAGGTGACACGAAAGATCGAAATTCTCCAACCTTAGTCGATGGTCTACGAGACAGACAGGTTGAGCATATCACGTGTGGGCCGAGTTCTACAGCAGCAATTTGTCTGCACAAGTCTGTATCTAGTACTGATCAAGCTTCTTGCAGAGGATGCAGTATGGCTTTCGGGATTACGAGGAAGAAGCATAACTGTTATAACTGTGGTCTCTTGTTCTGTCGAATCTGTTGCAGCAAAAAAAGCCCGAATGCATCTCTTGCGCCCAATAAAAACAAACCTTTTCGAGTGTGTGATACCTGTTTCAGCCAGCTTCAGAGGACAACAGCTCAGGTAGGCAGACCGCCCGAGCTTGAAACGTGTACCCCACGGCCATTTTTCATCACGACAAAGGCTCTGGTGGAGAAGGAAGAACGGGAACAAGCACAGTCCACGACAGCTCGAGTGACATCCAGAAGAAAATGTTCTAACATGAGTGATTTCTCCTATGATGGGAAGACCTTGAACAACCAAGTGGAAATAAAACAGTGCTTAGATCTGACCTCTTCTGTGGACAGTTTGCCAAGATGGGGGCAGGTTCCTTGTCCCGAAAGTTTTAAGAGACATTTAAGAGAACACACCGAATTTCAGACTTCCTCAGCGAGGGACCAATTCACTTCCATTTCCCCGGTTCGTTTGTTGCAGTACCCGAAGGAACCAAAAGTTATTCCATGCTCTGCTTCAGTGCAGCAAGACTTCTCAGAATCAGATAAGTTGCTTCTCGAAGAGGTTCAGAAGCTAAGAGCTCAG GTTGAGGGCCTTAAGAAGCTATGCCAttcaagaaaagagaaaattcaagAACGTAAACAGAAAATCAAGGAGATTTGGTCGCTAGCAATAGAGCAAGAAGCCAACTGTGAAGCAGCAAAGGAAGATATAAGAGTTTTGACATCAAGG CTTCAAGCTATGTCGGAAGATGTTTCTGCTGGGACAGGAACTAAAGATCAATCTAGTGAAAGTTCGCCTCAGATTACTTCTCCATATACAGGAAACACAGATATGAATCCCGAGCAATCAAATCTTCTTCTTGCTACTTGCACGCCTATAGAAGTTTTGCAACCAGAAGAACGGAAAACTGACAGTCTGTGTAGTTCTCCCATTGTATTCTCCAGTACTTCAAGATTCTTGCGTAAAAAGGACAGCCATGGCCAGTCGCGATCAGCAGAGGAATCATGCCCGGTGGAAGGAGACTCGGGACAAGCAGGATCGGTTGCTTCAGGGCTTGAATGGGTGGAACAGTTTCAACCTGGTGTCTACATTACACTCAAAACTTTGCCTGGTGGGCGAAAGAATCTCAAGCGAGTTCGTTTCAG
- the LOC115999839 gene encoding PH, RCC1 and FYVE domains-containing protein 1-like isoform X3 codes for MQSAPDGINPSSPYSEADDINQRAADFFQDEIQSDILAVYAASVNEPAQTGHVLRDVYVWGEGIGGFLGGGGEKLDSSLPKVLDSTVMLDVQTLSLGRNHASLVTKQGEVFCWGEGKKGRLGHKVDMDVSHPKLVETLSGVSVKSVACGEYQTYAVTPSGELYTWGDSSFSEDWKRRSHWLPQRVSGSLDGVPVSSVACGEWHTAIISTSGELFTYGEGNFGALGHGNTKSLPHPKHVESLKDLWVKSVACGPWHTAAIVDIMVDRYKLNNPGGKLFTWGDGDKGKLGHSDQDKKLLPTCVTKLVGQDFIQVSCGRTLTVGLSIIGKVYTMGSAVYGQLGNPQAEDKPITVVQGKLKDEFAREICAGSYHVAVLTTNGNVYTWGRGANGQLGLGDTKDRNSPTLVDGLRDRQVEHITCGPSSTAAICLHKSVSSTDQASCRGCSMAFGITRKKHNCYNCGLLFCRICCSKKSPNASLAPNKNKPFRVCDTCFSQLQRTTAQVGRPPELETCTPRPFFITTKALVEKEEREQAQSTTARVTSRRKCSNMSDFSYDGKTLNNQVEIKQCLDLTSSVDSLPRWGQVPCPESFKRHLREHTEFQTSSARDQFTSISPVRLLQYPKEPKVIPCSASVQQDFSESDKLLLEEVQKLRAQVEGLKKLCHSRKEKIQERKQKIKEIWSLAIEQEANCEAAKEDIRVLTSRLQAMSEDVSAGTGTKDQSSESSPQITSPYTGNTDMNPEQSNLLLATCTPIEVLQPEERKTDSLCSSPIVFSSTSRFLRKKDSHGQSRSAEESCPVEGDSGQAGSVASGLEWVEQFQPGVYITLKTLPGGRKNLKRVRFSRKRFTEKEAEKWWSENQMFVCQRYNIDINSDIS; via the exons ATGCAAAGTGCCCCGGATGGGATAAACCCAAGTTCTCCATATTCTGAAGCGGATGATATAAACCAGAGAGCAGCAGATTTTTTTCAGGACGAAATCCAGTCTGATATACTTGCTGTGTATGCAGCATCTGTTAATGAGCCCGCGCAAACAGGACATGTCCTGAGAGATGTTTATGTTTGGGGAGAAGGAATAGGAGGGTTCTTGGGGGGAGGGGGAGAAAAGCTAGATTCCTCGTTACCCAAAGTCCTCGACTCAACTGTCATGCTCGATGTCCAAACGTTATCCCTTGGTAGGAACCACGCCTCGTTAGTCACCAAACAGGGCGAGGTGTTTTGCTGGGGTGAAGGGAAGAAAGGAAGGCTCGGGCATAAAGTTGACATGGATGTCTCCCACCCGAAACTCGTGGAGACCCTTAGTGGGGTTAGCGTGAAGTCTGTCGCTTGTGGTGAATACCAAACGTACGCTGTGACACCTTCTGGCGAGCTCTACACTTGGGGTGACAGTTCTTTCAGTGAAGACTGGAAGAGAAGAAGCCATTGGCTGCCACAGAGAGTGTCTGGTTCATTAGATGGTGTGCCCGTTTCATCTGTTGCCTGTGGGGAATGGCACACAGCAATCATCTCGACATCCGGGGAACTATTTACCTATGGCGAAGGAAATTTTGGCGCCCTCGGTCATGGCAACACCAAAAGCCTTCCTCACCCTAAACACGTCGAATCTCTTAAGGACTTATGGGTGAAGTCTGTCGCCTGTGGACCGTGGCATACTGCTGCAATTGTTGATATCATGGTGGATCGTTATAAACTCAACAATCCCGGTGGGAAGTTGTTTACCTGGGGAGATGGTGATAAAGGTAAACTAGGCCATTCTGATCAAGACAAGAAGCTTTTACCCACATGTGTCACAAAACTAGTGGGGCAAGATTTCATTCAAGTGTCCTGTGGGAGAACTCTAACTGTAGGGCTATCTATCATTGGAAAAGTTTATACAATGGGAAGTGCAGTGTATGGGCAACTAGGTAACCCACAAGCCGAGGATAAACCAATAACCGTAGTGCAAGGGAAACTTAAAGACGAGTTTGCTAGAGAGATCTGTGCAGGATCTTACCATGTTGCTGTCCTGACAACAAATGGAAATGTTTACACATGGGGAAGAGGGGCAAATGGACAGTTAGGGTTAGGTGACACGAAAGATCGAAATTCTCCAACCTTAGTCGATGGTCTACGAGACAGACAGGTTGAGCATATCACGTGTGGGCCGAGTTCTACAGCAGCAATTTGTCTGCACAAGTCTGTATCTAGTACTGATCAAGCTTCTTGCAGAGGATGCAGTATGGCTTTCGGGATTACGAGGAAGAAGCATAACTGTTATAACTGTGGTCTCTTGTTCTGTCGAATCTGTTGCAGCAAAAAAAGCCCGAATGCATCTCTTGCGCCCAATAAAAACAAACCTTTTCGAGTGTGTGATACCTGTTTCAGCCAGCTTCAGAGGACAACAGCTCAGGTAGGCAGACCGCCCGAGCTTGAAACGTGTACCCCACGGCCATTTTTCATCACGACAAAGGCTCTGGTGGAGAAGGAAGAACGGGAACAAGCACAGTCCACGACAGCTCGAGTGACATCCAGAAGAAAATGTTCTAACATGAGTGATTTCTCCTATGATGGGAAGACCTTGAACAACCAAGTGGAAATAAAACAGTGCTTAGATCTGACCTCTTCTGTGGACAGTTTGCCAAGATGGGGGCAGGTTCCTTGTCCCGAAAGTTTTAAGAGACATTTAAGAGAACACACCGAATTTCAGACTTCCTCAGCGAGGGACCAATTCACTTCCATTTCCCCGGTTCGTTTGTTGCAGTACCCGAAGGAACCAAAAGTTATTCCATGCTCTGCTTCAGTGCAGCAAGACTTCTCAGAATCAGATAAGTTGCTTCTCGAAGAGGTTCAGAAGCTAAGAGCTCAG GTTGAGGGCCTTAAGAAGCTATGCCAttcaagaaaagagaaaattcaagAACGTAAACAGAAAATCAAGGAGATTTGGTCGCTAGCAATAGAGCAAGAAGCCAACTGTGAAGCAGCAAAGGAAGATATAAGAGTTTTGACATCAAGG CTTCAAGCTATGTCGGAAGATGTTTCTGCTGGGACAGGAACTAAAGATCAATCTAGTGAAAGTTCGCCTCAGATTACTTCTCCATATACAGGAAACACAGATATGAATCCCGAGCAATCAAATCTTCTTCTTGCTACTTGCACGCCTATAGAAGTTTTGCAACCAGAAGAACGGAAAACTGACAGTCTGTGTAGTTCTCCCATTGTATTCTCCAGTACTTCAAGATTCTTGCGTAAAAAGGACAGCCATGGCCAGTCGCGATCAGCAGAGGAATCATGCCCGGTGGAAGGAGACTCGGGACAAGCAGGATCGGTTGCTTCAGGGCTTGAATGGGTGGAACAGTTTCAACCTGGTGTCTACATTACACTCAAAACTTTGCCTGGTGGGCGAAAGAATCTCAAGCGAGTTCGTTTCAG